The following proteins are encoded in a genomic region of Nicotiana sylvestris chromosome 4, ASM39365v2, whole genome shotgun sequence:
- the LOC138890259 gene encoding uncharacterized protein, with amino-acid sequence MAVIGPIDPTTSNGHKFILVAIDYFKKWVEAASYKAVTKKVIADFVKDCEAELSEAEWIRGRYEKLALIDGKRINAKIFPHQDEAKGKFSPNWQGPYMVHMVLTGGALILVEMDGELWPNPINSDAFKSYYA; translated from the exons atggctGTTATTGGTCCGATAGATCCCACTacttcaaatgggcacaagtttattctggtagccattgattacttcaaaaaatgggtagaggctgcatcgtacaaagctgtaaccaagaaagtcatcgcagactttgtcaaagaCTGT gaagctgaacttagCGAAGCAGAATGGATAAGGGGTCGCTATGAAAAATTGGCACTTATAGATGGAAAACGGATAAACGCA aagatcttcccacatcaagatgaagccaaagggaaattctctcccaactggcaaggtccttatatggttcacatggtgctgacaggaggagcactcatacttgtagaaatggatggagaactCTGGCCAAatccaatcaattcagatgcattCAAGAGTtactatgcttag